A single region of the Sulfitobacter geojensis genome encodes:
- a CDS encoding cupin domain-containing protein: MTRENHREDVAGRANVEDTPELLAYYDELNDHHTGALWTVANKIEPWEPKSASVPVLWRYADLREKVLRSVDLVTPEKAGRRVIYFNNPGRTDVSAAVGWIYAGLQVMHPGEKATAHRHSASAIRFIMEGSGAYTVVDGHKMTLGQNDFVLTPNGTWHEHAVEETGTPCIWQDGLDIPFVNAMEANFFEVHPDLSEPVAYPVDDMTKTWGNAGLTPGGGAWDKGYSPMFKYEWDRTYEALNAYASVSDPSPFDGTLMEYVNPTTNGPVMKTLGASMQRLAPSERTKAHRHTGSYLYQVAKGSGFSVINGQRFDWTERDIFCVPSWAWHEHANASASDDAVLFCLNDLPVIRALGLYREEALGENGGHQPT; encoded by the coding sequence ATGACACGGGAAAACCACCGCGAGGATGTCGCCGGTCGCGCCAACGTCGAAGACACGCCCGAACTGCTGGCCTATTATGACGAGCTGAACGACCATCACACCGGTGCCCTCTGGACTGTCGCAAACAAAATCGAACCGTGGGAGCCGAAATCAGCCTCTGTTCCGGTGCTGTGGCGCTACGCCGATCTGCGCGAAAAAGTGCTGCGTTCTGTCGATCTGGTCACACCCGAAAAAGCCGGGCGTCGGGTGATCTATTTTAACAATCCGGGCCGTACCGATGTGTCTGCCGCTGTGGGCTGGATTTATGCCGGCCTTCAGGTCATGCATCCGGGCGAAAAGGCCACCGCGCATCGCCATTCCGCATCCGCCATCCGTTTCATCATGGAAGGCAGCGGCGCCTATACCGTTGTTGACGGTCACAAGATGACATTGGGCCAAAACGATTTTGTTCTGACACCGAATGGCACATGGCACGAACATGCGGTCGAGGAAACCGGCACCCCCTGTATCTGGCAGGACGGGCTGGACATTCCTTTCGTCAACGCGATGGAAGCGAATTTTTTCGAGGTACATCCCGACCTGTCCGAACCCGTCGCCTATCCCGTCGACGACATGACGAAAACCTGGGGCAACGCCGGACTGACCCCCGGCGGCGGCGCGTGGGACAAAGGGTATTCCCCGATGTTCAAATACGAATGGGACCGCACCTATGAGGCGTTGAATGCCTATGCCAGCGTTTCCGACCCCTCGCCGTTTGACGGCACCTTGATGGAATATGTGAACCCCACGACCAACGGGCCGGTGATGAAAACGCTGGGCGCCAGCATGCAACGGCTCGCCCCGTCCGAACGGACCAAGGCCCACCGTCATACCGGCAGCTATTTGTATCAGGTCGCCAAAGGATCCGGTTTTTCCGTGATCAACGGCCAGCGGTTCGACTGGACCGAACGCGATATTTTCTGTGTCCCTTCATGGGCTTGGCACGAACATGCCAATGCCTCCGCCAGCGATGATGCTGTTCTCTTTTGCCTTAACGATCTGCCCGTCATCCGTGCCCTTGGCCTCTATCGCGAGGAAGCATTGGGTGAAAACGGCGGCCATCAACCCACTTAA
- a CDS encoding fumarylacetoacetate hydrolase family protein — protein sequence MKLVTYKTDVEAGARLGVIEDGIVVDVAGFGEASGLDLPSRMLDFIDLGPVAVRQLREALHLADGDWGNALALPIETVTLLAPIPRPRKNIFGIGLNYLDHVTESAKALDTDDALPKEPVVFSKPPTSVVGPNDPVRHDADMTQQLDWEVELAVIIGTTASHAPRESALKHVFGYSVMIDISARDNRRAGQWIFSKGMDTFAPFGPCIVTADEIPDPQQLDLRLTVNGVEKQRSNTAKMLFKVDELISDLSRGITLEPGDIIASGTPEGVGAGRDPQEWLWPGDVIEAHVEGIGTIRHPVINATKFA from the coding sequence ATGAAACTTGTCACCTATAAAACCGACGTCGAAGCGGGTGCGCGCCTAGGCGTCATCGAAGACGGCATTGTTGTGGATGTCGCCGGCTTTGGCGAGGCCTCCGGCCTTGATCTGCCGTCCCGCATGCTCGATTTCATCGACCTTGGGCCGGTTGCCGTGCGCCAGCTGCGCGAGGCGCTGCACCTTGCCGATGGCGATTGGGGCAATGCGCTGGCCCTGCCCATCGAAACCGTGACCCTGCTGGCACCGATCCCCCGCCCGCGCAAAAACATCTTTGGCATTGGGCTGAACTATCTCGACCATGTGACCGAAAGCGCCAAGGCGCTGGATACCGATGATGCCCTGCCGAAAGAACCTGTGGTTTTTTCAAAACCGCCTACCTCGGTCGTCGGCCCGAATGACCCCGTGCGCCATGATGCGGATATGACCCAACAGCTGGATTGGGAGGTCGAACTGGCCGTGATCATCGGCACCACCGCCAGCCATGCGCCGCGCGAAAGCGCGTTGAAACATGTGTTCGGCTATTCGGTGATGATCGACATTTCTGCCCGTGATAACCGCCGCGCCGGACAGTGGATATTCTCGAAAGGGATGGACACATTCGCGCCTTTCGGTCCCTGTATTGTCACGGCGGATGAAATCCCCGATCCACAACAACTGGACCTTCGGCTGACCGTAAATGGCGTCGAAAAACAACGCTCAAACACAGCCAAGATGTTGTTCAAAGTGGATGAATTAATTTCCGATCTGTCCCGCGGCATCACATTGGAACCGGGTGACATTATTGCCTCGGGCACGCCCGAAGGTGTCGGTGCGGGGCGCGATCCGCAAGAATGGCTGTGGCCCGGTGACGTGATAGAGGCCCATGTCGAAGGCATCGGCACTATCCGTCACCCCGTGATCAACGCGACGAAATTTGCATGA
- a CDS encoding alpha/beta hydrolase has protein sequence MSFPLDPQIDFDFNARESVASFEDEFGKLVTLSNHAMATLPRQADLVFDEASGAALDLYGVETGRPVFLWIHGGYWRLGNKEGNAFAAPGLVANDVAVAVMDYSLAPAANLEQIVHEVRSAVAWLHREGPVLGLDTRKIHVGGSSAGGHLTGAVIAGGWHAEYGLPENIIGAALALSGIFDLEPLLSTQVNGWMNMDMGTVAALSPLHHIPDQSETQLVLSVGGDERDGFLRETDRFHTAWAAKGHAVTQIEMAGYNHFDITGTLTDPNAKLVQATLNAIRACP, from the coding sequence ATGAGCTTTCCACTGGATCCGCAGATCGACTTTGACTTCAACGCCCGCGAAAGTGTCGCCTCTTTCGAGGACGAGTTTGGCAAGCTTGTCACGCTAAGCAATCATGCGATGGCCACCCTGCCCCGTCAGGCCGATCTGGTGTTCGACGAAGCAAGCGGCGCTGCACTTGATCTTTACGGTGTGGAAACGGGCCGCCCTGTTTTCCTATGGATTCATGGCGGCTATTGGCGCCTTGGCAACAAGGAAGGCAACGCATTTGCCGCCCCCGGATTGGTCGCGAATGACGTCGCCGTTGCGGTGATGGATTATTCGCTGGCCCCCGCCGCCAACCTTGAACAGATCGTGCACGAGGTGCGCAGCGCCGTTGCGTGGTTGCACCGCGAGGGGCCGGTGCTGGGTCTGGACACCCGCAAAATTCACGTGGGCGGATCATCTGCCGGCGGGCATCTTACCGGCGCAGTGATTGCGGGCGGATGGCACGCTGAATACGGCCTGCCCGAAAACATCATCGGGGCCGCCTTGGCGCTAAGCGGAATTTTTGATCTGGAACCCCTGCTGTCAACGCAGGTGAACGGCTGGATGAATATGGATATGGGCACCGTTGCCGCACTCTCGCCGCTCCACCACATCCCCGATCAGTCCGAAACGCAACTGGTGCTGTCTGTTGGTGGCGATGAGCGCGACGGGTTCTTGCGCGAAACGGACCGGTTTCACACCGCATGGGCCGCCAAAGGTCACGCAGTCACGCAAATCGAAATGGCCGGTTACAACCATTTCGATATCACCGGCACGCTGACCGATCCGAACGCAAAGCTGGTGCAGGCGACCCTGAATGCGATCAGGGCCTGCCCTTGA
- a CDS encoding RidA family protein, whose product MAHEVIQPEGWAKAKGYANGMKTADNQLFIGGQIGWNGDQVFESHDFIGQMEQALSNIVAVLETAGGKIEDLVRLTWYVIDKKEYLARQAEVGAVYRKVLGRHFPAMTMVVVAGLVEDEALLEIEATAVL is encoded by the coding sequence ATGGCACATGAGGTGATTCAACCCGAAGGTTGGGCCAAGGCCAAGGGCTATGCCAATGGCATGAAAACTGCCGACAACCAGCTGTTTATCGGCGGGCAAATCGGCTGGAACGGCGATCAGGTATTTGAAAGCCACGATTTCATCGGTCAGATGGAACAGGCGTTGAGCAATATCGTTGCAGTGTTGGAGACCGCAGGCGGCAAGATCGAAGATCTGGTGCGGCTGACGTGGTATGTTATTGATAAAAAAGAATACCTTGCGCGGCAGGCCGAAGTGGGCGCCGTTTATCGCAAGGTGTTGGGGCGCCATTTTCCTGCGATGACCATGGTTGTGGTCGCCGGACTGGTCGAGGATGAGGCCCTGCTGGAAATCGAAGCCACGGCTGTTCTGTAA
- a CDS encoding ABC transporter ATP-binding protein gives MSLLDLHGVTASYGASQALFGVDLSIEEGQVTALMGRNGMGKSTTIKVICRLLKHAKGQVQFAGRDIAALPAHKAARLGLGLVPEGRRCFTNLTVYENLFASARAGVWDFAAVHALFPRLAERRDQLAGSLSGGEQQMLAIGRALMTNPRLLILDEATEGLAPVVRQEIWAAIAQLKKTGDLSILVVDKTLSELRQVADKVAILERGVSVWHGNMDTLTSEVRDQYLGV, from the coding sequence ATGAGCTTGTTGGATTTACATGGTGTTACAGCATCTTACGGGGCATCGCAGGCGCTTTTTGGTGTCGATCTCAGCATTGAAGAGGGGCAAGTTACCGCTTTGATGGGCCGCAACGGGATGGGTAAATCAACGACGATCAAAGTGATCTGCCGGTTGCTGAAACACGCCAAGGGACAGGTGCAATTTGCGGGACGCGACATTGCCGCATTGCCTGCACATAAGGCGGCGCGGCTGGGGCTGGGTCTGGTTCCTGAAGGGCGGCGGTGTTTTACGAACCTCACGGTTTACGAAAACCTCTTTGCATCGGCGCGGGCCGGTGTCTGGGATTTCGCGGCCGTGCACGCGCTGTTTCCACGGCTCGCCGAACGGCGTGATCAGTTGGCCGGTTCCCTGTCGGGCGGGGAACAACAGATGCTTGCGATCGGGCGCGCGTTGATGACAAACCCGCGTCTGTTGATACTGGACGAGGCGACCGAAGGGCTGGCGCCCGTGGTGCGACAGGAAATCTGGGCCGCGATTGCGCAGCTTAAGAAAACCGGCGATCTGTCGATCCTTGTGGTGGACAAGACGCTAAGTGAATTGAGACAAGTCGCTGATAAGGTTGCGATTTTGGAACGTGGCGTGTCGGTCTGGCACGGCAATATGGACACACTGACATCCGAGGTGCGCGATCAGTATCTGGGTGTATGA
- a CDS encoding ABC transporter ATP-binding protein — protein sequence MENSILNIHEIRKSFGALAASDGISLDLRAGEIHALIGPNGAGKSTLIKQIAGGLKPDSGTVEFMGQNVTGMTTAQRARLGLGRTFQISALAMEYTVLENAVMGAVGQSGSVFRFFKPAMKDAALLSRARDALARVGLEAQEDMITAELSHGQRRQLEVAVALTLAPKAFLMDEPMAGMGVEGSKALTGFLQELKHEAPILLVEHDMDAVFACADRISVLVYGKIIATGSVDEIRTNPEVRIAYLGEEDAA from the coding sequence ATGGAAAATAGCATCCTGAACATCCACGAGATTCGCAAAAGTTTTGGGGCTTTGGCCGCGAGCGACGGCATCTCACTGGATCTGCGTGCGGGTGAAATCCATGCGTTGATCGGGCCGAACGGGGCGGGCAAATCCACGTTGATCAAACAGATCGCGGGCGGGTTGAAACCCGACAGCGGCACGGTTGAATTTATGGGACAGAACGTGACCGGCATGACAACCGCGCAACGTGCGCGTTTGGGGCTGGGACGGACGTTTCAAATCTCGGCCTTGGCGATGGAATATACCGTGCTGGAAAACGCGGTAATGGGCGCAGTGGGACAAAGTGGATCGGTCTTTCGGTTCTTCAAACCCGCGATGAAAGACGCGGCTTTGCTGTCGCGGGCGCGCGATGCTTTGGCGCGGGTTGGCCTGGAGGCGCAGGAAGATATGATCACGGCGGAACTGTCGCACGGCCAGCGCCGCCAGTTGGAAGTGGCCGTTGCGCTGACATTGGCGCCCAAGGCCTTTTTGATGGACGAACCGATGGCGGGCATGGGGGTCGAGGGGTCAAAGGCGCTGACCGGATTCTTGCAGGAACTGAAACACGAGGCCCCGATCCTGTTGGTGGAACATGATATGGATGCGGTTTTCGCCTGTGCGGACCGCATTTCGGTTCTGGTTTATGGCAAGATCATTGCGACCGGCAGCGTCGATGAAATTCGCACCAACCCTGAAGTGCGCATCGCCTATCTGGGCGAGGAGGACGCGGCATGA
- a CDS encoding branched-chain amino acid ABC transporter permease — protein MLRERYINLIMLALLVFVPVYAVAVDEPFTITLATRAVIFALAGVGLNLALGQGGLVSFGHAAFFGMGGYAMGILASHAQNYTPILETPFLIEGTNSMPVIWLVAVIASALLALLIGALSLRTSGVYFIMVTLAFGQMFYYFTISWPAYGGEDGLSIYVRNQFPRLNTLDPIQFFGICFALLCAVLFLVDRLNKSPFGLALNGAHQNEERALTVGINVYRLRLVAFVISGAITGLAGALFADLNRFVSPTMFSWQISGEIMIFIILGGVGRLFGPVVGAALYILLEHFLGGLSEYWFIYLGAILLGVVLFAKGGIIGKLAKREVAHGK, from the coding sequence ATGCTGCGGGAACGTTATATCAATTTGATCATGCTGGCGCTGCTGGTGTTTGTGCCGGTCTACGCGGTTGCGGTGGATGAACCGTTTACCATCACGCTGGCCACCCGTGCGGTGATCTTTGCGCTGGCCGGTGTCGGGCTGAACCTTGCGCTGGGGCAGGGGGGCTTGGTCAGTTTCGGGCACGCTGCTTTTTTCGGGATGGGCGGATATGCCATGGGCATTCTGGCCAGCCACGCGCAGAACTATACGCCGATCCTGGAAACTCCGTTCCTGATCGAGGGCACCAATTCGATGCCGGTCATCTGGCTGGTTGCCGTCATTGCAAGTGCACTGCTGGCATTGTTGATCGGGGCGCTGTCGCTGCGGACCAGTGGGGTGTATTTCATCATGGTCACGCTCGCCTTTGGTCAGATGTTTTATTACTTTACAATATCTTGGCCGGCGTATGGGGGCGAAGACGGGTTGTCGATTTACGTGCGCAACCAGTTTCCGAGACTGAACACTTTGGACCCGATCCAGTTCTTCGGTATCTGTTTTGCCTTGCTCTGTGCGGTGTTGTTTCTGGTCGACCGCTTGAACAAATCGCCCTTTGGTCTGGCGCTGAACGGGGCGCACCAGAACGAAGAACGGGCGCTGACCGTGGGCATTAATGTCTACCGCTTGCGGCTGGTGGCCTTCGTTATTTCGGGCGCGATCACCGGTCTGGCGGGCGCGTTGTTCGCGGACCTGAACCGCTTTGTCAGCCCGACGATGTTCTCTTGGCAAATCTCTGGCGAGATCATGATTTTTATCATTCTGGGCGGTGTCGGGCGCCTGTTCGGTCCTGTTGTGGGGGCCGCGTTATATATTCTGTTGGAACATTTCCTTGGCGGGCTGTCGGAGTACTGGTTCATCTATCTGGGCGCGATCCTGCTGGGCGTGGTGTTGTTCGCCAAGGGCGGTATCATCGGCAAGCTGGCGAAACGGGAGGTGGCCCATGGAAAATAG